TTCCATATAGCCGTCAAGTTCATTTCCTTCACCATGCTTCGGGAGCGGTGAAATAACCTTCTTGAGGTAAGCAGCCTCTGGTGCATCCCAGCTATTACTGGCACTTTCTGGTTAGAAGCGTTGCCTTTGGGAAATCATCCCGAGTTTCTTGCCATGGACACTTACCATAGAAAAGATGCATTTGAGTTACCACCAAACATAGCTACTGTTTGCGCGAACTATGTCGGATATAACTTATAAAGTTCTGATTCGACCTGCTCGCTCGTCCATGCCTCGATCGTTGAGTTTAAATGAGGATGGGCGTCCTAGTTCAGATTGCGCCCCTGAGCGAAGTGCACGAGCTTCTGGAGCTTTATGGTACTGATCGCAGCATTGCTGTTCTCAACAATATAAGCTGCAACAGCGTCGACATTCGCCATCGAAACTCCTGTCTCGGAATGTAGAACTAGGAACTGGCTAAGGCTTAATGTTGCCGTAGCTACTTCATGTGATTTTGAAGGATGCCGCCCAGTTCTGGAACCTTGCCTTCAACAATCTTGGCGCCCTTGTTGCGCAGAGACTTGTAGGCCTTTGCTAAAGGTGTGACGTTGATGCGCTCAGCGTGGCGGTCCGCAGTCGACATGACGGCATCGGCGACCTTATCGGAGTCCTTTTCCAGGAAGGCACCGAAGTCCTGGGCACCAGACTTTTCAAATTCTTCCCAGCGTGGTGCTAGATCACCCAGCATGTCAGGCAAGATCTGGTTGATACCCTTCGGAATAATCTCCGAATTAACGCGGGTAACGGTTGAAACCGCGCCCTTGATGGCCATACCGGAGATACCGGACTGTTCATTGACGGTCTGCTGAATGAACTCGGACAAGTCCTTGATGAGTGCTGGACGGACCTGTGGTTCTAGGAGCTGAGAGAGATTAGGCATGCGAATTAGTTTAGCGTCTCTGCTTAAATATTTTTGGAAATGGAAAGCACGGCCGAGCCTGAACATGCTCTGACCGCGCATTAAGCGGATTTCTTTAGCAAAGAAATCCGGAGTTCACCAGATACAAGATGAACTAGCTGGAGGTTGCCTTCATCGCAGCAAGATGATCTGCGATTTCCGTCAGACCGTTGGTGCGCGCCAAACGCTCCAGATCAAAGTCCAAACCACCCTGGTTAAGTCGATTATCTTCGGATGAACCAGATGAGGTCTGCATGTTCATGGAAGCAGCAATGTCATCGACTGCCTGGCGCAGCGCTGGCACATTATCAGTGATGAGCTTTGCCGAGATTGCGGTACCACCAAAGATGAGCGTCAGGTCTCCAGCTGAAGAGCCGGTGGGGGAGCTGCCTTCTTCACCTGGTTCAAAGTCTGGGTTGGTCTCAAAATCAGGGGATTCAACGTTGCCGGCGTTGGATGAATTACCAAAGGTAGAGGACAGATCATTCGAAGAGTCCTGTGCGGATGCTGGCGCCACAATGGCGGTAGTGGCAATCGCGGTGGCAGCGGCAGTGGCGATAAAGCGCTTGAGCTTCATGATCGGAAAATTATCCTTTCTTGGCGCGCGAGCGTTCACCAGCGCGGTTTTCAACACCGTGCATGAGTTATGCAGGCTAAACATTAACAGCGAGTCTGCTAATACCATACATAACTTAAGCCACATCCGTAACAGTTAAATGGATCTTCGCGCATATGTTGGCGAACTCCTTATTGTGATCGCTCAACGCCCCTACTGCTGTTAACACCGCGTACATGCTGGCCGCTTCCTGGTTTTGGTTATCGTGCACTGCGATGCCATCGATACGCGCATGCGCAGCGGCAGCCGCGGCAACCAGCGCGGAGTAGTTGGTGATACGCACGCGGCGGGCCTCACAGAAACGCTGCGCAACCACTAAGAGTTGCTCGGCTCTCATAATCCGGAGCTTTCTTCGTGCTGGCCTGCGGGCAGGGCGTGGCTGCGGGAGCGGCGGATATCTGCTTCTAATGCGCTGCGGCCTTTGATGTGTTGGCGCGCGAGCTCATCCACCGTCGCGTCTTGGACGGTTCGCGCCGCGGCCAGGGCAATCGCGCGCACCACGGCTTCATGTTTGGAGGTGCCGTGCGCGGATGCCAGCAGTGTGAGTGCGTGATCTTGCTCAGGAGTTAATCGAAGTGTCATCGCCATGACTTCCACGGTATCACCGTGGTATCACCGGCGGGCTTTAAAAGCCGTTTAAGGATAGAATAGGCCCCTATGAGCGATGATAACGACGATCTTTTTGACAAGATCCATCCCATTGACATCAATGAGGAAATGGAAACCAGCTATATCGACTACGCAATGTCCGTCATTGTGGGTCGTGCGCTACCAGAAGTCCGCGACGGTCTGAAGCCAGTTCACCGTCGCATTTTGTATGCGATGTATGACTCGGGCTACCGCCCTGAGCGCGGTTACGTGAAGTCCGCGCGTCCGGTTTCTGACGCGATGGGTCAGTTCCACCCGCACGGTGACTCTGCTATCTATGACGCCCTGGTGCGTCTGGCACAGAAGTGGAACATGCGTTATCCAATGATTGACGGCCAGGGTAACTTTGGTTCTCCGGGTAATGACGGCCCGGCAGCTATGCGTTATACCGAGTGCCGCATGACACCATTGGCTATGGAGATGGTGCGTGATATTCGTGAAAACACCGTCAACTTCTCCCCAAACTATGATGGCAAGACCCAAGAGCCAGACATCCTGCCATCACGTATTCCAAACCTGTTGATGAACGGCTCCGGCGGTATTGCCGTGGGTATGGCCACCAACATCCCGCCGCACAACCTCAATGAGTTGGCGGAAGCTATCTTCTGGTTGCTGGAGAACACTGAGGCTTCGGAAGAAGAAGCACTCGAAGCCTGCATGAAGTTTGTGAAGGGCCCAGACTTCCCAACTTATGGCCTTATCGTTGGTGACAACGGAATCAAGGATGCTTATACCACCGGTCGTGGTTCCATCCGCATGCGTGGTGTGACTTCCATTGAGGAACAGGGGTCGCGTCAGACCATTGTTATTACGGAGCTTCCGTACCAGGTCAACCCGGACAACCTGGTCACCAATATTGCGGAGTCTGTGGCTAACGGCAAGATTGCCGGTATTTCCAAGATTGAAGATGAGTCTTCGGACCGTGTTGGTATGCGCATTGTCATCACGCTGAAGCGTGATGCTGTAGCGCGCGTGGTGCTCAACAACCTGTACAAGCACTCCCAGCTGCAGACTTCTTTCGGTGCCAACATGCTGTCCATCGTGGATGGCGTGCCACGTACCCTGCGCATCGATCAGATGTTGCGCTACTACGTAGCTCACCAGATTGAAGTTATTGTTCGCCGTACCCAGTACCGCCTCGACGAAGCAGAAAAGCGTGCGCACGTTCTGCGCGGTCTGGTTAAGGCACTGGACATGCTTGATGAGGTCATCGCGCTGATCCGCCGCAGCCCAACCGTGGATGAAGCACGTGAGGGCTTGATTGCCCTGCTAGATGTGGACACTATCCAGGCTGATGCAATTTTGGCCATGCAGCTGCGTCGTCTGGCTGCCTTGGAGCGTCAAAAGATTGTTGATGAGTTGGCAGAGATCGAACTTGAGATCGCTGACTACAAGGACATCCTGGCTAAGCCTGAGCGTCAGCGTGCGATTGTGCATGATGAGCTGCAGGAAATCGTCGAAAAGTATGGCGATGAGCGCCGCACCCAGATCATTGCCGCAACTGGCGATGTCACCGATGAAGACCTCATCGCACGTGAAAACGTGGTTGTCACCATCACCAAGACTGGCTACGCCAAGCGCACCAAGGTGGATTCTTACAAGGCGCAAAAGCGCGGCGGCAAGGGTGTTCGCGGCGCTGAGCTGAAGCAAGATGACATTGTGAAAAACTTCTTCATCTGTTCCACCCATGACTGGATTTTGTTCTTCACCAACTTCGGTCGCGTCTACCGTCTCAAGGCGTACGAGCTGCCGGAGGCATCCCGTACCGCCCGTGGTCAGCACGTAGCTAACCTGCTGGAGTTCCAGCCGGAAGAAAAGATCGCGCAGATCATTCAGATCCAGTCCTACGAGGACGCTCCTTACTTGGTTCTGGCTACCCAGCAGGGCCGCGTGAAGAAGTCCCGCCTGACCGATTATGAGTCCGCGCGTTCGGCTGGTCTGATTGCTATCAACCTCAATGAGGGCGACGCTTTGATCGGCGCGGAGCTGGTCTCTGACGCCGATGATATTTTGTTGACCTCGGAGCAGGGCCAGGCCATTCGCTTTACTGCCGATGATGAGCAGCTGCGCCCAATGGGCCGCGCCACCGCCGGTGTGAAGGGCATGCGTTTCCGCGGCGATGACCAGCTGCTGAGCCTGTCCGTGGTCCAAGAAGGCGGCTTCCTGCTGGTTGCTACTTCCGGTGGCTACGGCAAGCGCACCGCGATTGAAGAGTACGCTGCGCAGGGCCGTGGCGGCTTGGGCGTGATGACCTTTAAGTACACACCAAAGCGCGGCAAGCTCATTGGCGCGATCACGGTGATGGAAGATGATGAAATCTTCGCCATTACCTCTGTCGGCGGCGTGATCCGCACTGAGGTTAATGAGATTCGTCCTTCCTCTCGCGCCACTATGGGTGTACGTTTGGTTAACCTGAGCGATGATGTTGAGCTGCTTGCCATCGACCGCAATGTGGAAGATGATGGTGAGGAAGAAGCACTCGCTGTAGCGAAGGGTGAAAAGACTGTTGAGGATGCTCAGCAGGAATTGGATCCTAACAAGCCAAGTGATCAGGATTCTGAAAATTCAGAATCCCCAGTAGACGATGAGGAGTAAATTCCTATGGCACGACGAAATGTTTCGCTGAAGCGAATTTCACCGCTATCGGCGTTTCGCGTCGGTTTGGCCATGTCACTGGTAGGCCTGGTGGCCTGGTTGTTGGCAGTGGTGTTGTTGTACTTCGGCATGGATCAGTTCGGCATCTGGGAGTCTCTCAACTCTCTCATCTTCGATGTCGGCGGCAACCAAACCATCACGTTTGGAATGGTGGTGTCCATCTGCGCGTTGATCGGTGCGGTTATCGCGATTCTCAACACCATCCTGGCGCCGATTTTGGCGCTGATCTACAACGCCATCGTTGACCTTTTCGGCGGCATTGAGATTGGCTTGCAGGACAGGGCCACCAAGTCAGCCAAGTCCGCTAACAAGTCGACGAGCAAGCCGGCTAAGGCCAACAGCTAGCCTCACCGGCTCACGCCGAGAGGCGGGAATTCAGGCTCCACATCGCAGCTTCATATGTGCGATGTGGAGCCTTTGCTTTTCGATGCCCCCTTAAACCGCCCACACCTTGAATCAACGCTGATCTTAAACAAGAAGTTCAACATTAACGAGCGGTTAAAAACCTTTTATAACCAGGCGATTTGGTCAATCTGAAACCCGCTTGTATAGTTACTACTCGTTCCGCTTAAGGGCCTATAGCTCAGTCGGTTAGAGCGCATCGCTGATAACGATGAGGTCGCAAGTTCGATTCTTGCTAGGCCCACCAACGGAACGATGGGGCATTAGCTCAATTGGTAGAGCACCTGCTTTGCAAGCAGGAGGTCAGGAGTTCGATTCTCCTATGCTCCACAGAATGAAGGCTTGGTAGAGAAATCTACCAAGCCTTTCGTGGTTTCCACACTCAGGCCGAACCCGTACACTCGTATGAAACAACGAGCGGTGAGCGGTGATTCTTATGCAGTGCGGTCGTAGAAGCCAACAGTTAGGCGGGTTGTGCATTGGTGCAATAATGTGCGCGTTGCCGCTGTCTGCATGTTCGTCTTCCGGTTCTACGGCGTCGCCACCTTTCGATAGCAGCCAGGCCCCACAGTCAGGTGCCACAGAAGTCGATGAACCTCACCGCAACGATCTCACCAATGAACGTGCGGTTGATTGGGAACGGCACGAGATCGTGGATGAGAACAGCATCCGCGTTTTCTTCACTGCTGGCACTTCTAGTTGTTTTGGCGCTCGCGCTGTTGTTGAAGAAACTGACACAGCTGTTGAAATCGCAGTGATTGAAGGTACTTTCCCCGACGCACCTGATGCCTGCACTCTCGAAGCGCGAGGCGCAACAATCTTGGTAGAAACGGAACAGCCAGTCGCAGACCGCGACGTTGTGCAGTTAGCGGACCCAGAATTGCATTAAGAAAGGGATAACTCCTACTGCGGTTCAGGGATCTTTTCCCCAGACTCTTTCATGTCTTCGACGACCTCGGATACTAGATTGAGTAACCCAGCTTTTGCTTCTTGCTCGTTAGAATCAAGCCATGACAATAACGGAAATTCATTAACGGTCGCGGCGAATTCTTGATCTGCTTCTGACCAGGACACTTAGTAGTTGTATTTGTTGACGTCCATGATTCCTCCCCTAAATTTTAGCTATTGAGCGTAGCCTGAGTTTCGGTGGATGTCTATGGTCTCCCACAAGACAACGCTCATGGAGCTTTGTGCAACGCGTGATTCGCTGACAATCTGCACGTACATTAGGGAAGATGCCGTAGGAAACAGCAGTGGAGAATAGGGAACACCATGGGCTCAAGAATTAACCCATCGATTGTCAGAAGTGTGGCAATCAAGGTGGGGTTGTTGTTGGTTACGGTAGCGGTGTTTTTCTTCACGGCGGATTTCAGAGCCAGTGGACATGCTTTTAGCGAGGTACTAACAATATTTCTGTTGAGCGTGATTATCGCCGCAGCTCTTTTCGCATTTGTGACGGCAGAGCTTTCCAGGAAGACGCGGGCGATTCTAATTGCGATTTTCGGAATGGTCTTCCTTGCCGGGCTGATCCCAATGTTTATCTGGGGCTTCTCGGGGCCAGTGTTCGTGCCACCGCCGTACTATCTTTCTGTTCCCGCGGCAGGCGTATTGCTGGCTATCGTGACGACGGAGGCAGACAATCAATAGAATCGGGACTGCTCACAGGCCTCCGGGAGCAGGCTAGGTAATGAACAGTGGAATTGGCTTCATACTAGGTTGTAAGTCCAAACCAACACGATAACTACACCGCCTAGAACAGCTGGAACCCATCGTGGAACTCTTTTTATGAAGATGAGTACCAGCATGATTAGGACGAGAACCGTCGCCAAAATTGAAAAGTACATATCCATTACGCCCATCCATCCCACGTTCTAAAGTTGGTGCCGTACGCTCCCCAGATTAAGACGAAGGCCTTCACATGTGAGTCTGAAATCTTTCACTGGAGATCTGCAAATTCGTATTTTCTAGCTTAGACACGTGCAAGGGTATGCAGAAGTGTTTGCACGCTTCGGTGAACAAAGTTTGAGTCCCGGGCACGTCCAACCGGCATGTTTGAGACTGGTTTTGGATTCATTCCCGCAGCAATGGGTTGCGGCCTCGAATTAGAAAGCGCCGCTGCGTGGGATAATCTCAGATCATGGCACGCACACTTTGGGCAGTCAGCGACCTGCACGTTACGTTCAAGGAGAACCAACAGGTTGTTGATAAGCTCGCTCCCCGCGACCCCGCCGATTGGTTGATTGTCGCCGGTGATGTCGCCGAACGCATCCCGGATGTTGTGAAAGCGCTGAAGCCGCTGACCAAGCGTTTCGCCAAGGTGATTTGGGTACCTGGCAACCATGAGCTGTTTAACCGTTCCTCCGAGCGCATCCGCGGCAAAGCCCGCTACCGGGCGCTGGTGGGGGAGTTGCGCGCCATTGGTGTGATTACGCCGGAAGACCCGTACCCGGTCTTTGGTGGCGTAACCATTTGCCCGCTGTTTACGCTTTATGATTACAGCTTTCGCCCGCTTGGGGTAACAGCAAAGCAGGCCGTTGCACAGGCAAAGATAAAGCTTGACGATGAACTCGCGATCGCCCCTTACGTCGACATCGAAAAGTGGTGCGCGGAACGTGTCGAATACTGCGAAGACCGGCTCAACGCGGTGCGCGGGCAAACCATTTTGGTCAACCACTGGCCACTGGTGGTCGAACCCACCCACCGGCTTTTTGAGCCGGACATTGCGCTGTGGTGCGGCACCACCGCGACGCGGAACTGGGCGCTGAAATACCACGCGCAGATGGTCATTCACGGCCACCTGCACATTCCTGCGGAAACCCGTGTGGATGGGGTCAGCCACATCGATGTTTCGTTGG
This region of Corynebacterium casei LMG S-19264 genomic DNA includes:
- a CDS encoding DUF6918 family protein; its protein translation is MPNLSQLLEPQVRPALIKDLSEFIQQTVNEQSGISGMAIKGAVSTVTRVNSEIIPKGINQILPDMLGDLAPRWEEFEKSGAQDFGAFLEKDSDKVADAVMSTADRHAERINVTPLAKAYKSLRNKGAKIVEGKVPELGGILQNHMK
- the gyrA gene encoding DNA gyrase subunit A, which produces MSDDNDDLFDKIHPIDINEEMETSYIDYAMSVIVGRALPEVRDGLKPVHRRILYAMYDSGYRPERGYVKSARPVSDAMGQFHPHGDSAIYDALVRLAQKWNMRYPMIDGQGNFGSPGNDGPAAMRYTECRMTPLAMEMVRDIRENTVNFSPNYDGKTQEPDILPSRIPNLLMNGSGGIAVGMATNIPPHNLNELAEAIFWLLENTEASEEEALEACMKFVKGPDFPTYGLIVGDNGIKDAYTTGRGSIRMRGVTSIEEQGSRQTIVITELPYQVNPDNLVTNIAESVANGKIAGISKIEDESSDRVGMRIVITLKRDAVARVVLNNLYKHSQLQTSFGANMLSIVDGVPRTLRIDQMLRYYVAHQIEVIVRRTQYRLDEAEKRAHVLRGLVKALDMLDEVIALIRRSPTVDEAREGLIALLDVDTIQADAILAMQLRRLAALERQKIVDELAEIELEIADYKDILAKPERQRAIVHDELQEIVEKYGDERRTQIIAATGDVTDEDLIARENVVVTITKTGYAKRTKVDSYKAQKRGGKGVRGAELKQDDIVKNFFICSTHDWILFFTNFGRVYRLKAYELPEASRTARGQHVANLLEFQPEEKIAQIIQIQSYEDAPYLVLATQQGRVKKSRLTDYESARSAGLIAINLNEGDALIGAELVSDADDILLTSEQGQAIRFTADDEQLRPMGRATAGVKGMRFRGDDQLLSLSVVQEGGFLLVATSGGYGKRTAIEEYAAQGRGGLGVMTFKYTPKRGKLIGAITVMEDDEIFAITSVGGVIRTEVNEIRPSSRATMGVRLVNLSDDVELLAIDRNVEDDGEEEALAVAKGEKTVEDAQQELDPNKPSDQDSENSESPVDDEE
- a CDS encoding DUF3566 domain-containing protein — translated: MARRNVSLKRISPLSAFRVGLAMSLVGLVAWLLAVVLLYFGMDQFGIWESLNSLIFDVGGNQTITFGMVVSICALIGAVIAILNTILAPILALIYNAIVDLFGGIEIGLQDRATKSAKSANKSTSKPAKANS
- a CDS encoding metallophosphoesterase family protein — protein: MARTLWAVSDLHVTFKENQQVVDKLAPRDPADWLIVAGDVAERIPDVVKALKPLTKRFAKVIWVPGNHELFNRSSERIRGKARYRALVGELRAIGVITPEDPYPVFGGVTICPLFTLYDYSFRPLGVTAKQAVAQAKIKLDDELAIAPYVDIEKWCAERVEYCEDRLNAVRGQTILVNHWPLVVEPTHRLFEPDIALWCGTTATRNWALKYHAQMVIHGHLHIPAETRVDGVSHIDVSLGYPFEKPPGKFRRRWPLEVMQTPKNP